The window CCGCCATGACCCTGCTGACCCGTCGCGCCATGACCACCGCCGCCCTCGCGGGCACCTTCCTGCCCGGCCTGGCGCGGGCCCAGGGCAAAAGGCCCCTCGTCATCGCCCACCGCGGAGCCTCGGGCCTGCGCCCCGAACACACGGCCCTGGCCTATGAGCTGGGGATCGAGCAGGGCTGCGACTTCATCGAGCCGGATCTGGTGCCGACCAGGGACGGCCATTTGGTCGCCCGCCACGAGAACGAGATCGGCGGCACGACCGAAATCGCCTCCCGCCCCGAGTTTGCGGCCCGCAAGGCGACCAAGACCATCGACGGCGAGAGCGTCACGGGCTGGTTCACCGAAGACTTCACCCTGGCCGAACTGAAGACCCTGCGGGCCCGCGAGCGCCTGCCACAGCTGCGCCCGACCAGCGCCGCCTTTGACGGCCAGGCCCAGATCCTCACCTTCGACGAGGTGGTCGCCATCGCCCGGGCCGGCACAAAGCGCACGGGCCGCGTCATCGGCGTCTATCCCGAAATGAAGCACCCGAGCTATTTCGCCTCGATCGGCCTGCCGGTCGAAGGCCGGATGCTGGACGCCCTGAAGCGCAATGACCTCAACTCGGCCACCGCCCCGGTGTTCGTCCAGTGCTTTGAGGTCACGCCGCTGAAGACCCTGCGCGCCAGGACCCGCGCCCGGCTGGTGCTGCTGGCCGATGCCGAGGGCGGTCCGCCCGACCTGCCGGGCGTCAAATATGCCGACCTGCTGACCGCCGAGGGCCTGAAGGGCGTCGCCGCCTATGCCGACGGCCTGGGACCCAACTGGCGGCTTGTGGTGCCCACCGACGGCAAGACCCTGGGTGCGCCGACCCGCCTCGTCAGCGACGCCCATGCCGCCGGCCTGCAGGTCCATCCGTGGACGGTGCGGGCCGAGAACTACTTCCTGCCCGAGACCCTGCGCCGCGGCGATGCCCAGGCCGCCGACTATCTGGCCCGCCACGGCGACGCCGATGCGGTGCTCAAGGCCCTCTTTGCTGTCGGCGTCGACGGCGTGTTCAGCGACTTCCCGGCCCTCGCGGTGGCGGCACGCGCTTGACCGAAGGCGCTTCGCCGACTGATGGTCGGTGAGGGCTTCCGGGGGAACGGGTTTTGCGCGCGATCGTCTTTACCGCAGGGCTGATGGCCCTGGTGCCGGCCTTCACCCAGGCCGATGCTCCGCCCCTGCCGCCGTCGGCGACGACGCTGTGCTCGGCCGGAGCTCCGACAGGGGATGCGCCGGCCAAGGCGGTGAGCCTGCTACCGGGCTATGGCAGCGCCCGCTGGACGATCCGGACCGCCTCGCCGGAGGCCCAGGCCTATTTCGACAACGGCCTGCAACTGGGTCACGCCTTCGCCCACAAGGCCGCCATCGCCGCCTTTGAAGAGGCCGCCCGTCGCGATCCGAACTGCGCCATGTGCCTGTGGGGCCAGGCCTGGGCCGGCGGGGCCACCATCAACTACACGGTCGACGCCGCAACCCAGGCGAAGATGGCCGCGCTGATGGTCCGCGCCACGGTGCTGGCCGCCGACGGTCCGCCGGTCGAGCGTGCCCTGATCGCGGCCATGACCGCCCGCTACAAGAACGGCGGCGGCAAGGGCCCCGGCGACGTGGCCTATGCCAAGGCCATGGAGGCCCTTGCTGCGGACCACCCCGAGGATGACGAACTGGCGGTCCTGGCCGCCGATGCGGTCATGGTCCGGGCCTCGATGACCGGCGACATGAGCACGATGCCCCGGGCGGTCGCCCTGCTGGAAAGGGCGCTTAAGCGTTCGCCCGACAGCGCCGCCGGCATCCATTTCTACATCCATGCCACCGAGATGAGCGGCTTCGCCGGCCGGGCCGAGCCGTACGCCGACAGGCTGGAGGGCGTCGCGCCCGCCGCCAGCCACCTCGTCCACATGCCCTCGCACACCTATTACTGGGTCGGACGCTACCAGGACGCCCTGACCTCGAACCCCAGCGCCGCGCGGATCGACGCGGCCAATGCCAAGGCCGAGGGCTTTGAGGGCGAGGACGGGGTCTTCAAGCTGTTCTACCACGCCCACAATGTGCAGTTCGGCGCGGCGGGGGCCCTGATGTCCGGCGACGCCGAGGGCGGCCTGGCCATCGCCCGCCCGTTCCTGGTCCATGCCAGAACCCTGACCGCCGATCAGGGCTGGGACCAGATGGTCGCCGGCACCGCCTATGCAGTCGAGGGGCGCTATGCACCGGTGGACGAGGTGCTGGCCCTGCCCGAGCCGGCCCTGCCCTATCTGAAGGCGATGTGGCGCTATGCCCGGGGCGAGGCCCTGATCCGCAAGGGCGATCTGGACGGCGCGCGCCTCGAGGCGGGCCAGGTCGAGCGCTCGCGGCGCGACCTTCGAGCCTTCGGCGGGACCAGCGGCCAGGCGGCGGATGCGACGCGGGTGGCCCGGCTGGTCCTGGAGGGCCGTATCGCCATGCTCGAAAACCGCCCCGGTGACGCGGCCCGTGCCTTCCGCAAAGCCGCCGCCCTGGAGGAGACCCGCTTCCGCGACATCACCGACCCGCCCCTGTGGTGGTATCCGGTTCGGCGCAGCCTTGCCGCGGCCATGCTCTCCTCCGGCGACGCGCGCGGCGCGGCCGACGAGGCCCGCGCGACCCTGGCCCGCCGTCCGAAGGATCCGATCACGCTCAGCGTCCTGGCCCAGGCCGAGCGACGTCTGGGCCTGAACGAGGCTGCCGCCGAGCATGAGGCCCAGGCCCGGCGCGGCTGGACCGGAGACCTCGCCCGGATCGGTCTGGCCCAGAGCTGAGGCCGGCCACGGCGCTCGCGGCCTTGCCCCGACGGGGCGGCTTGGTGCAGCCTGCCGGCCTTGCCATCTTCTGGGGACCCCCGACATGCCGATCCGCCGCGCCGCCGCCCTGGCCACCCTGGCCGTAACCCTGATGGCCGGCGTGTCCGCCCTGGCGGCCCCGGGCCCCAAGGACCTGGACCGGATCGCAACCGACTTCGTACACCTGACCCTGGAGGCCGGTGAGCGCGAGCCGGGCTATGTCGACGCCTATTATGGCCCCAAGGCCTGGGCTGACGCCGCCAAGGCCAGTCCGCGCACCGTGCCCGCCCTGAAGGCCGAGGCCGCCCGCCTGAGCGCCGCCACCCGCGCCGTCCCCGATACGGCCCTCTCGCCCGACGAGCGCCGCCGCAAGGCCTTCCTGCTGGGTCAGCTGAAGGCCGCCGAGACCCGCCTGGCCATGCTGGACGGCAAAAAGTTCAGCTTCCAGGACGAGGCCGAGGGCCTGTTCGGCGTCCGGCCACCGCTGAAGCCACTGGAAGCCTATGACCCGATCCTGGCCCGGATCGACAAACTGGTCCCCGGCGAGGGCGAGCTGGCCGGCCGCATCGATGCCTTCCAGGCCCGCTACACGATCCCCGCCGACCGGCTGGAGCCGGTGATGCAGGCCGCCATCGCCGCCTGCAAGGCGCGGACGGCAGTCCACATTCCCCTTCCCAAGGCCGAGCGCTTCGACCTGGCCTTCGTCACCGGCAAGCCGTGGAGCGGCTACAACTGGTACAAGGGCGGGGCCCACAGCCTGATCGAGATCAATACCGACCTGCCGGTGCCGATCAGCCGCGCCGTCGATCTGGGCTGCCACGAGGGCTATCCCGGCCACCATGTGCTGAACGTGCAGTTGGAAGACCGGCTGACCAAGGCCAGGGGCTGGGTGGAGTTCTCGGTCTATCCGCTGTTCTCTCCGCAATCCCTGATCGCCGAGGGCTCGGCCAATTACGGCATCCGGCTGGCCTTTCCGGGCGCGGAAAAGGTGAAATTCGAGCGCGAAAAGCTCTATCCGCTGGCGGGCCTCGACCCGGCCACGGCCGACGCCTATGACGCCCTGATGGCCGCCAAGGCCGACCTGGGCAGCAGCGAAAACACCATCGCCGACGCCTATCTGTCCGGAAAGATGGACAAGCCCACCGCCGTCGCCGCCCTGGCCAAATATGGCCTCAGCTCGGTGGCCCGCGCCGAGAAGCGCCTGAGCTTCATCGAGACCTACCGCTCCTATGTCATCAACTACAATCTCGGCCAGGACATGGTCCGGGCCCACGTGGAGCGCGCGGGCGCGAGCCAGGACGCGCGCTGGAAGGCGATGGAAGCGGTGATCAGCGAGCCTACGACGCCGGCGGATCTGGCGAGGTAGGGACGTGATTTAGTCAGGAAGAAAAATCACCTAAGGGATAGTCAATCGGATCCGCAGGTCGAGCAATATTATAGACGGCAATAGATAATTGCGTGGCCCTCTGGCTAAGGCCATGCGATCGATCCTCTATGTTCTGAACATCGGCAATTGTTATCCGACGGCTACTTATTTTATGCCGCACTGCAAGGTACTCAACGCGAAGAGTTGTAACGCTCTCCGCATCAGCGTCTAGAACCGCGCCATGAACTAGTCCGTGCCGGTCTTCTTTTCGCGCAAGAAGCTCTGATATGACTGCGCGCGCAGGCTTCTCGATCTTCGCGAGCTTTTCATGCTGAAGCGCTTGCTTGATGAATTTCAGTTTCTTTTCGAGTGACCTTGGTACTTCGGACTCCATCTTGTCGTTCCGAAGTTCGTGAAACATGACCGCCGTAGTAAAATCTAAGGCGGCCTCGACTGCAGCCCAGTTCAACGTTACAGCCCCTAGCGCCGTCAGAAACTCCGACGGAGCAAATTTACTACCGTTTCCGTCAGACATCTTCTCGCCCTAGGCCGCCTCCACCCCGAACTGCAACTTGGCCAGCCGCGAATAGAGCCCGCCGCGGGCCGAAAGCTCGGCGTGGGTGCCCTGTTCGACCACGCGGCCGTCCTCCATGACCACGATGCGGTCGGCCTTGAGCACGGTGGCCAGGCGGTGGGCGATGACCAGGGTGGTGCGGCCGGCCATGGCCGCGTGCAGAGCCTGCTGGACTAGGCGCTCGTTCTCGGCGTCAAGCGCGCTGGTGGCCTCGTCGAGCAGCAGGATCGGGGCCTGGCGCACCAGGGCCCGGGCGATGGCCAGGCGCTGGCGCTGGCCGCCCGACAGGGTCTTGGCGCGCTCGCCGACCGGGGTGTCGAAGCCCTGGGGCAGGGCCTCTAGGAAGCCGGTGGCCTGGGCCGCCTCGGCGGCGTCGCGGGCCTCCTGCTCGGTGGCGTCGGCGCGACCGAAGCGGATATTGTCCAGGGCCGAGCCCGAGAACAGCGGCGAATCCTGGGCCACCAGGGCCATGCACTGGCGAACCTCGGCCGGGTCGGCGTCGCGCAGATCGACACCATCGAGGGTCACGACGCCCGCCTGCGGGTCGTAGAAGCGCAGCAGAAGGCGCAGGACGGTGCTCTTGCCCGCGCCTGAGGGTCCGACCAGGGCGACGGTCTCACCGGCCCTGACGGTCAAATCAAAGCCGTTCAGGGCCGGCAGGTCGGGGCGGCCCGGATAGGCGAAGGTGACGTTTTCGAAGGCGACGGCCCCCGTCGCCGGCTGCGGCAGGGTCCTGGGCTTTTCCGGCGCGGCGATGCCGGGCCGGGAGCTCAGCAGTTCAGCGATGCGTTCCATCGCGCCAGAGGCCTTCTGGACATCGCCCCAGACCTCGCCGAGCGCCCCGATCGACCCGGCGGTCATCATGGCCAACAGGGCGAACTGGGCCAGGGTGCCCGCAGTCATCTCGCCGGACAGCACCAGATGGGCGCCGGACCACAGCAGCAGGGTGATCCCGCCGAAGGCCAGGACGATGACCACGGCGGTCATGACGGCCCGGGCGGTGATGCGCCGCACCGAGGCCTGATAGGCCATCTCGACCGCCTCGCCGAAGCGGCTGTCCGAGGCCTTCTCGCGTCCGAAGGCCTGGACGGTGTCGAGGGCGTCGAGGCTCTCACCGGCATAGCCGACCGCGTCGGCAAAACGGTCCTGGGCGGTCACCGACAGCTTGCGCACCCGGCGGCCCATCAGGAACATCGGCGCCAGGATCACCGGCACCATCAGAACGATGAAGCCGGCCAGCTTGGGGCTGACCACGGCCATATAGCCGAGGCCGCCCACCAGGCTGAGGATATTGCGCACGGCCACCGAGGCCGAGGTTCCGACCAACTGCTCGATGATCGTGACATCAGTGGTCAGGCGCGACAGCACCTCGCCGGTGCGGGTTTTCAGGAAATAGGCCGGATCCAGGGTCAGGGTATGGCCGTAGAGGGCACGCCGCAGGTCGGCCACGACCCGCTCGCCCAGCCGGGTGATGAAGAAGAACCGCAGGGAGGTGGCCACGGCCAGCACCAGGGCCACCGCGCCAAGGCCCACAAAGGCCCCATTGACGGCCGAGGCGGCACCGGTGGCAAAACCCTTGTCGATCACGGTCTTGAAGGCGGCGGTCAGGCCAAGCGTGGCGCTGGTCGAGAACAGCAGGAAGAAGCCGGCCGCCAAGGCGTCACCGATATGGGCGCGCACGAAAGGCAGCAGATGGGCCAGGGGGCGGATGTCCTTGCGGCGCGGCCGCCGGGCGGCGGCTTCCGACATTCCCTGGGCCAGTTCAGCACCTGCGCCGGGGCGTCCCTCGACCGAAATATCCCCGCCGTGCACGTCGGTCATCAACTGTCCCTTGCCAAATTCGCGGGTGTTCTTTATAGCCGCGCCTCTTCGAGGGCCACCCGCAAGGGCGTCCGCTCACCAACTTTCACACCGCCAGTCGGTTGGACCGCCCGATGAAACAAGACATTCACCCCGACTATCACTTCATCACCGTCACCATGACGGATGGCACCAGCTATCCGACCCGTTCGACCTACGGGAAGGAAGGCGCCGTGCTCGCCCTGGATATCGATCCGCGCGTGCACCCTGCCTGGACCGGCGGCAACGCCCACCTGCTGGACCGTGGTGGCCGCGTGTCGCGCTTCAACGCCAAGTTCGCGGGCTTCACCAAGAAGTAAGCGTTTTTCGCCGCAAGGCGACGGAAAGCCGGCTCCGCGTTCGCGGGCCGGCTTTTTCTGTTTGGGATTGGTGCTGCCGTCAAATCTACAAAACGCCGTCATCCCCCGCGTCATGCGGGGGACCCAAGCCGAGGCGGCCAGGTCCGCTTGGGTAACCCGAACAAGTCGGGTGATGACTAAATTTTAGATTGAAATACCGGCGGCAGATATCAACCTATGCGGCGAATGGCCGCCGACACCTACATCCTAGCCAGTCACCCCTACGTACGCTCTACATCGGCGTGACCAACGATCTGTCGCGCCGGATCTGGGAACATCGGGAAGGCGTAGGCAGTCAGTTCTGCCGAAAGTACGGTGTCCACAGGCTTGTCTATTATGAGGAGCACGAGGACATCAGCTTCGCGATCCATCGCGAGAAACGGCTGAAGAAGTATCACCGCCAGTGGAAGATCAACCTGATCGAGGGCTTCAACCCGACCTGGACTGATCTTTATGAGACCTGGAATTGCTGAGCACCCGGCCATCCCAGCTTGGGTCCCCCGCATGAAGCGGGGGATGACGATCTGGATTAACCGCCGAACGCCGCCGCCAGTCGATCGAACTGGGCCTGAACGGGTCGGGGGGCCTCTTCAGAAGCGACTTCAATATACATCCGCCGGTCCAGATGCCGGACCCGCTCATAGAGACGCTCGGACCGCTGCAGCAGATTGACCAGGCCGTAGGGCAGTTCCTCGACCGCAGCCCCGATCGCCGCGACCTCTTCGGCCAGACGATAGCTTTCGGCACAGGCGGCTTCGGCGGCCATCTCGCCCTCCTTGACCGCCCGCTGCACCAGCAGCCAGGAGGCCACCTGCATCAGGCGCGTCGTCAGGCGCATGCTCTCGGTGGCATAGGCCAGGGCGGCGTTGCGCGAGAGGATCTTGCTGTCGTGGCGGCCGGCCCCATCAAGATAGGCGGCGGTTTCCTCGACCAGCATCATGCCTTCCTCGAAGGTGCGATCGAACAGTTCCGACTTCGCGAAGTCCTGGATGACCCCCGCGCGCCACGGTGTCGACGCAGATGCGTTCAGATCGGTCATAGGTACTCAATGCCCCTTCGAAAGGCCGCGAGAACGTCTCGCCCGGCGAAGGGACTGCAACCCCCATGCCAAACTCCAGCGTCCCGTTTCGCGACCCGCCCCCTTCGACCCTGACTTGGCCCACAAAACGCGCGGGCGAGATCCAAGGCGGCATCCCGCCTTTAGACATTGGTTAGGGTAAATGAATTGCTAGTCGAGGCGACCAAACAGCGCATTGGCCGCGTCGCGCCCGGCCCGCTTCTTGTCCAGTTGGGCCTTGGTGCGGGTGATCTCGGCCTGCAGCGCCTCGATCCGCTCCTCGAGCTCGGCCACGCCATAGATCTCGAGGTCCTCGTGGATGGTCTCGCTGAGTGCGCCACGATTGAAAGCGCGTGGCTCGACGGGTTCCTCGAACATCGACTGGCTCCCCAAGACTATGAACGTCCTTTTCGTTGGTCCATCTGACGCCTACCTAGGACGCAAGGCAAGCTAGAGAAACGGAAACACCATGTCCGACGCCATGACCGCGATTACCGTTGAAGGCGGCAAGGGGCCCGCCGAGGCGCTGGCTGCCGCGTCCCTGCCGCGCCCTGTGCCCGGACCCGGCGAGATCCTGATCAAGGTCGCGGCGGCGGGGATCAACCGGCCCGATCTGCTGCAGCGCATGGGCTATTATCCGCCCCCACCCGGAGCCCCGGCCACCCTGGGCCTGGAGGTCGCCGGTGAGGTCCTGGTGGCCGCCGGACGCTGGTCGGTAGGCGACAGGGTCTGCGCCCTGCTGGGCGGTGGCGGCTATGCGCAATATGCCGTGGTCGACGCCCGCCATGCCCTGCCCGTGCCCGACGGGTTCGACATGGTCCACGCCGCCGCCCTGCCCGAGACCGTTTTCACCGTCTACGCGAATGTGTTCGAGCATGGCACCCTGAAGGCCGGCGAGACCCTGCTGGTGCACGGCGGAACGTCCGGGATCGGCACAACCGCCATTGCCATGGCCAAGGCCGCCGGGGCCCGGGTGATCGCCACCGGACGCGGGGCCGACAAGAAGGCCAAGGCCCTTGAGCTGGGGGCCGACATCGCCGTCGACACCAGGACCGAGGACTTCGCCGAGATCGCCCGGGCGGCCGGCGGCGTCGATGTGGTGCTCGACATGGTTGGGGCCAGCTATTTCGAAAAGAACCTGAGCGCCCTGAATATCGGCGGCCGCATCGTCTATATCGCCGCCCTGGCCGGCCCGATGCTGGAAGTTCCGGTCCTGGCGATCATGCAGAAGCGCGCCACGATCACCGGCTCGACCCTGCGCCCCCGCTCGGCCGACGAGAAGGCCCGTCTGGCGGCCGAGATCGAACGCGTGGTCTGGCCCTGGATCGCGGCGGGCAAGCTGAAGCCAGTCGTCGACGCGACCTTCCCGCTGGAACAAGCGGGCAAGGCCCATGCCCATCTCGAGGCGGGCGAACATGTCGGCAAGGTCGTGCTGGTGGTGTGAACCGCCATCGCCGGGCAAGGACGCGTTCAGCCCGCCCGCAGACCCACGACGAAGCGTTCATTGATCCGGCGGCTGAGCCGCTCGCGCGCCGTCCTCGGCTCGTCCTCTGCCGAACAGGCATACCAGAGGGCCGAAAGCAGCCGCGACAGGACGCCTGCCGTCAGGGCAAGCGAGGCCTGTGTCCCCGGCCGCAGGCGCCCCAGCGCCTCGCGGACCGTGCCACCATAGGAAAACCGGATCACCGCCCCGGCAGTCGCCAGATCTGGTCGGTGGATCGTCGCCAGGAAGAGACTACGCCGACGCGTCAGTGGACTGGGCGGGCGATCCTGACCGGCCTGGAGCTGAATGGCATCGATCAAGTGCTCGACCGAGGTGACATCATCGATCGCCGGCGGCGACTGGTCGTGGCTGCCGCCATCCGCCTCCTGCATCAGAAGCTGAACCTGCCCCCGGATCGCCCCGGCGAGCAGATCCTCGATCGAGCGGAAATGGTGGGTGACGGAACCGGTGGTCAGGCCTGCCCGTGCCGCGACCGCGCGATGGGTCAGTCCGCCCAGCCCCTTGTCCTCGACGACCTCCGCCGCCGCTTCCGCAATGCGCAGGGCCGCGGGCGGCAGTGTTCCATGGGCCTTGGCACCCGCGATCCGCTCTGCCTGATCCAGGGCACCGCGCCCGAGTCGCGGGATCGCTCCCAGCCAGGTCTCCGCAAAATACTCGCACATTTCCCGCAGGGCCCCGCGCTCGAGCGCGGGGGACCATCGGGAAAGGTTGTGAAGGGCTTCGGATTCAAAAAAGACATGCAGGAGCCGCCCCTCCAGCGGATCGAGGCCGAACTGCTCCGCCACATCCAGCCAGAAGTCTCGCCAGAGGCGCGTCCAGTCCGCGGCAACGCCCGAGCCCAG of the Caulobacter henricii genome contains:
- a CDS encoding DUF1465 family protein, with product MTDLNASASTPWRAGVIQDFAKSELFDRTFEEGMMLVEETAAYLDGAGRHDSKILSRNAALAYATESMRLTTRLMQVASWLLVQRAVKEGEMAAEAACAESYRLAEEVAAIGAAVEELPYGLVNLLQRSERLYERVRHLDRRMYIEVASEEAPRPVQAQFDRLAAAFGG
- a CDS encoding TetR/AcrR family transcriptional regulator is translated as MTLERMLCHGLANMVADTPLGLRLLSGLTECAMVIGSNTALPAPVATSGQDGDGRSERLRLAAAEVIAHHGVAAASARSIAAAAGMAPSAINYNHGSLERLLSATFTRGLADTASWLKGRIGELAFLPATPDAAALALEDVIVQWTAGERSLAVLYQECLATSLGSGVAADWTRLWRDFWLDVAEQFGLDPLEGRLLHVFFESEALHNLSRWSPALERGALREMCEYFAETWLGAIPRLGRGALDQAERIAGAKAHGTLPPAALRIAEAAAEVVEDKGLGGLTHRAVAARAGLTTGSVTHHFRSIEDLLAGAIRGQVQLLMQEADGGSHDQSPPAIDDVTSVEHLIDAIQLQAGQDRPPSPLTRRRSLFLATIHRPDLATAGAVIRFSYGGTVREALGRLRPGTQASLALTAGVLSRLLSALWYACSAEDEPRTARERLSRRINERFVVGLRAG
- the rpmE gene encoding 50S ribosomal protein L31 — encoded protein: MKQDIHPDYHFITVTMTDGTSYPTRSTYGKEGAVLALDIDPRVHPAWTGGNAHLLDRGGRVSRFNAKFAGFTKK
- a CDS encoding NAD(P)H-quinone oxidoreductase, whose translation is MSDAMTAITVEGGKGPAEALAAASLPRPVPGPGEILIKVAAAGINRPDLLQRMGYYPPPPGAPATLGLEVAGEVLVAAGRWSVGDRVCALLGGGGYAQYAVVDARHALPVPDGFDMVHAAALPETVFTVYANVFEHGTLKAGETLLVHGGTSGIGTTAIAMAKAAGARVIATGRGADKKAKALELGADIAVDTRTEDFAEIARAAGGVDVVLDMVGASYFEKNLSALNIGGRIVYIAALAGPMLEVPVLAIMQKRATITGSTLRPRSADEKARLAAEIERVVWPWIAAGKLKPVVDATFPLEQAGKAHAHLEAGEHVGKVVLVV
- a CDS encoding GIY-YIG nuclease family protein; its protein translation is MTNDLSRRIWEHREGVGSQFCRKYGVHRLVYYEEHEDISFAIHREKRLKKYHRQWKINLIEGFNPTWTDLYETWNC
- a CDS encoding DUF1192 domain-containing protein, with protein sequence MFEEPVEPRAFNRGALSETIHEDLEIYGVAELEERIEALQAEITRTKAQLDKKRAGRDAANALFGRLD
- a CDS encoding glycerophosphodiester phosphodiesterase — encoded protein: MTLLTRRAMTTAALAGTFLPGLARAQGKRPLVIAHRGASGLRPEHTALAYELGIEQGCDFIEPDLVPTRDGHLVARHENEIGGTTEIASRPEFAARKATKTIDGESVTGWFTEDFTLAELKTLRARERLPQLRPTSAAFDGQAQILTFDEVVAIARAGTKRTGRVIGVYPEMKHPSYFASIGLPVEGRMLDALKRNDLNSATAPVFVQCFEVTPLKTLRARTRARLVLLADAEGGPPDLPGVKYADLLTAEGLKGVAAYADGLGPNWRLVVPTDGKTLGAPTRLVSDAHAAGLQVHPWTVRAENYFLPETLRRGDAQAADYLARHGDADAVLKALFAVGVDGVFSDFPALAVAARA
- a CDS encoding ABC transporter transmembrane domain-containing protein is translated as MMTDVHGGDISVEGRPGAGAELAQGMSEAAARRPRRKDIRPLAHLLPFVRAHIGDALAAGFFLLFSTSATLGLTAAFKTVIDKGFATGAASAVNGAFVGLGAVALVLAVATSLRFFFITRLGERVVADLRRALYGHTLTLDPAYFLKTRTGEVLSRLTTDVTIIEQLVGTSASVAVRNILSLVGGLGYMAVVSPKLAGFIVLMVPVILAPMFLMGRRVRKLSVTAQDRFADAVGYAGESLDALDTVQAFGREKASDSRFGEAVEMAYQASVRRITARAVMTAVVIVLAFGGITLLLWSGAHLVLSGEMTAGTLAQFALLAMMTAGSIGALGEVWGDVQKASGAMERIAELLSSRPGIAAPEKPRTLPQPATGAVAFENVTFAYPGRPDLPALNGFDLTVRAGETVALVGPSGAGKSTVLRLLLRFYDPQAGVVTLDGVDLRDADPAEVRQCMALVAQDSPLFSGSALDNIRFGRADATEQEARDAAEAAQATGFLEALPQGFDTPVGERAKTLSGGQRQRLAIARALVRQAPILLLDEATSALDAENERLVQQALHAAMAGRTTLVIAHRLATVLKADRIVVMEDGRVVEQGTHAELSARGGLYSRLAKLQFGVEAA